TTTCTGTAGTACATTCCGCAATTGGTGAACAAGTGGGATATCCCATCATTTGATAATAGTCTATATTATTCATAAAACCCCTCCAATATCTTTTGGTGCTATATAATATGCACTTTTTTTATGGATGTTACCTTTATAAGGACTATGATAGAAAACTTTTACTTTTATGTAGAGGATTAATATTATATAAAGTTTCAAAAAGATGAACTTAAAAAAAACTGTAACAAATTCTAAAAAAATTAATACTATGATAACATAGGGAAATTACATTTAAAAAGGAGGAGTATTATGTTATCAAGTAATGCATTTATAAGACAATCTTTAGAAACTCATCTTTTTTTTGCTAGAATTATGAAGGAACACTCATTTTTCTTACAAGTAGGGTTTACACCAAGGGATGTAAGTTACTCTCAACAGGCAGATAACTTGAGAATGGAGTTTGATAAGCTTTTATGGGAGGTTGTTTGCTTATCAAATGGGATTGTAAGCCCTAGTGTTATTCAATCAGGAGAAGTGGTAACACCATATACCCTAAAGGCTGAAAACCTAACCTCATACTATACAGGTGTAAATATACCAACCTATATTACACAGGCAGAAATGGAACTAATGGGTGGAGAATGTACGATGTTCAACCCTATGTTTGAACAGACAATATACATGCTTAATCACAGAGCAATATGTTTAATAACAGCTATAATAGATTTTAAAACCAATGTTTTATCTAATGTTTTATCCTGCAACATGTTTACAACCAACTATCCTTTATTAATTGATCATATTTTAAGGGAAGCAAAATTGTACCTAAGAATGATTGTTAGACTTCAAAACAGAGAAAAAATTGATGTAGAAAAAGAAATCTATGAGCAGGAATTATTCTGGAATAGAATTATGGCAGAGCATTCAAAATTCATACGTGGATTACTTGATCCGACTGAAAATGATTTAATTAATATAGCCAATAATTTTGCTAACGAATTTGATGAATTGACAGAAGCGGTAGAGGAAGCTATTAAAGAGTGCTTACCAATTGATGAAATTACAGATGAAAGTCTAGAAGCTACAAAGAGGGTTAGTGATTTTAACGCCCAAGGCACAGAAGGGTTACTGGATTGTAAGATTAGGTCTATAATAATACCTTTACTAGGAGACCACGTACTTCGTGAATCCAATCATTTCATACGTTTATTAAAGAAGTTTCAGAAGATAGATTAGATTAGAACTATATTAAGGACTGGTTGATTCAATGAGTCCTTAAATTTTTAGTATATAATAGTTGTAGTAAGAAATAAAAAATGTGATTTTTTATTACACTAGATATGTCTCTTTTTTGAGTCATTTGTCTAAAAAAAGATAATATTATCTTTTTTTGTCGGAATATGCTTGAAAAGCTCGATATTTACTAATACATAAGCATATTCTTTTATTTGGATCATCAATTTTGTTAATTTTTTATCTCAAAAATGATAATTTCTATTTTATTAATTAGCTATTGATAATTTTGTGTGTACATTTTTTCGAGAAATATCTATATTTTTATATTTTATTTTGTTAATAAAACATAATCTATTCTAAGCTTGTATAGGTAAAAAACCACTGATTATAGCTATAGTAGCATTTTAAAAACATAATACAGATAAGAAATAGGAAGATAATTTATCTTTCTATTTTTTAATTTAATAAAAAACACTATGTTATTTTTTTGGCAAGGATATTGCAAGTATATTTAAGTATAAAAAACAGAGGAGGATGATCTTATGAAAACAGTAGCATTAAAGGATTTAAATCCTGAAAACATTAAAGTGAATATTGAAGGATCTGTTGCAATTATTATTATGAACAGACCAAAGGCCCTAAATGCACTAAACAATCAAACTTTAGATGAGTTAAATACTATCATTGATAGCATAAGTTCAGATGAGGAGATTTTAGGAGTTATTATAACAGGCGAAGGAAAAGGTTTTGTTGCAGGGGCAGATATTGTTCAAATGCAACCGTACAAAGCAGAAGAAGGCAGGAACTATGCAGAATATGCTCAAGGTACATTTAATAAGATTGAAGCCTTAGGAAAGCCTGTAATCGCAGCGGTAAATGGATATGCATTAGGTGGAGGATGTGAACTATCAATGAGTTGTGATTTAAGAATTGCTTCCGAAAGGGCTGTTTTGGGACAACCAGAGGTAAATTTAGGTGTCATCCCTTGCTTTGGAGGAACACAAAGATTACCTAGGCTTATAGGTAGTGGACGAGCAAAGGAGCTTATTTTTACAGGAAGAATGGTAAAGGCTGACGAGGCAGCTGCTATTGGACTTGTTAACAAGGTAGTTCCTGCTGAAGAACTTTTAAATGAGGCCAAAAACATGATGGGCACTATAATTTCCAAGGCTCCAATGGCTATTAAATATTCTAAGATATCTATTAATAAAGGTGCTGATTTAGATTTAGGTAATGCTCTCGAGCTTGAAAAAGATTTAGCAGCACTTACATTTGCTTCAGAAGATAAGGACGAAGGTATGACAGCGTTTCTCGAAAAGAGGACTCCTAAATTTAATAATAAATAATTTTTGAAAAA
This is a stretch of genomic DNA from Alkaliphilus flagellatus. It encodes these proteins:
- a CDS encoding DUF2935 domain-containing protein; protein product: MLSSNAFIRQSLETHLFFARIMKEHSFFLQVGFTPRDVSYSQQADNLRMEFDKLLWEVVCLSNGIVSPSVIQSGEVVTPYTLKAENLTSYYTGVNIPTYITQAEMELMGGECTMFNPMFEQTIYMLNHRAICLITAIIDFKTNVLSNVLSCNMFTTNYPLLIDHILREAKLYLRMIVRLQNREKIDVEKEIYEQELFWNRIMAEHSKFIRGLLDPTENDLINIANNFANEFDELTEAVEEAIKECLPIDEITDESLEATKRVSDFNAQGTEGLLDCKIRSIIIPLLGDHVLRESNHFIRLLKKFQKID
- a CDS encoding enoyl-CoA hydratase-related protein, whose protein sequence is MKTVALKDLNPENIKVNIEGSVAIIIMNRPKALNALNNQTLDELNTIIDSISSDEEILGVIITGEGKGFVAGADIVQMQPYKAEEGRNYAEYAQGTFNKIEALGKPVIAAVNGYALGGGCELSMSCDLRIASERAVLGQPEVNLGVIPCFGGTQRLPRLIGSGRAKELIFTGRMVKADEAAAIGLVNKVVPAEELLNEAKNMMGTIISKAPMAIKYSKISINKGADLDLGNALELEKDLAALTFASEDKDEGMTAFLEKRTPKFNNK